A window of Nocardiopsis sp. Huas11 genomic DNA:
GTCTTGGTAAGGGGTTGTCCGCACCCTACGGGCAGCGGCGTGGCGTTCGCGCCGCCCGGGCGGTACGGGTGAAGATGGACCAGGTCACGGACGGTTCGAGGGTGCCGTTCCGTGGCGTTTCATCGGAGCCACCGCGTGGCCGCCCACTGGCCCAAGTTCCCAAGGCCGCGCGGTGTTCACCCGGCCCCGTCCCCGGTCACCGGGGGCGGGGCGCCGTCTGTGACGGTCAGTATCCGCGCCAGGCGCCCTTGTGGTAGTCGATGATGCGCGGGTGCATCAGCGTGGACTCGCGGATCTCGCCCACGTCCTCGCGGCGGTCGCGGGGGAAGACCTGGGCGGCGGCGAGCAGCTCCTCGTCGAGGAAGCGCAGGTCCGGCGCGTCCTCGGCGAGTTCCAGGTCGGGGGCGGCTTCCGTGGTCGCCAGGTAGAAGCCCCAGTTCCCGAACGAGGGCACGTCCACGTTGTAGGGGGTGGCGGCGAGCCCGGCCCCCTCCAGGGAGTGGCCCACGCTCCAGTAGGCGTCCGGGGCGAAGAACGGCGAGCCCGCCTGCACCACCATGCGGCTCCCCTCGGACATCGCGTCGACCACGAGCGAGTAGAACTCGACCGTGTACAGCTTCGACGTCCCCACGTCCTCGCCGTCGGGCATGTCCGCCACGACGACGTCGAAGTCCTCGGCGTTGGTGCGCAGCCACTGGAAGGCGTCGGTGTTGACCACCTCCACCCGCGGGTCCTCGAACGAGCCCTCGTTCAGCTCGCTGATCACCGGGTCCGTGGACGCCAGCTCGACGACCGCGGGGTCCAGGTCCACCAGCGTCACCGACGCCACGTCGTCGTAGGCGAGGATCTCCCGCATCGCGAGCCCGTCTCCGCCGCCCAGGACCAGCACGTTCTCGTGCGGGCCCGCCATCGCCGGGTGGACGAGCGCCTCGTGGTACCGGTACTCGTCCAGGGTGGAGAACTGCAGGGATCCGTTGAGGAACATCCGCACGTCCCGGCCGTCGAGCGAGCGGGTGACCACGATCTCCTGGTACTCGGAGCGCTCGGCGTGCACGATCGGATCCCGGTACAGGGCCTGGCGCGCGTCCACCTCGAACCGGTCGGCGTACAGGTACGCCAGGGCCAGCACCGCGACGATGACCGCCAGGCCGATGCTCAGGCCGGCGTAGGCGGCCTTGGTCAGCTCGGTGCGGAACAGCCACAGCACCACCGCCACGCCGACCACGGCGTTCAGCGCGCCCACCATGAGCGCGCCCTTGGGCAGCCCCAGCAGCGGCAGCAGCAGGAACGGGAACGCCAGACCACCGATCAGGCCGCCCACGTAGTCCGCGGCGAACAGGTCGGCGACCGCCTCGGAGGCCTCCTGCTTGCGGATCCGCTGGATCAGCGTCATCAGCAGGGGGATCTCCATGCCGATGAGCAGACCGATGAGG
This region includes:
- a CDS encoding polyamine aminopropyltransferase is translated as MTDSTTRTRHRLPVPPRAARFFVLLAVFVCAACGLVYELALVAIGSYLLGDTITQASVVLSVMVFAMGVGSLLSKRFQGSPAVSFAVIEGLLSLVGGLSVLLLYGAFAWFSAYQPALVLLSFLIGLLIGMEIPLLMTLIQRIRKQEASEAVADLFAADYVGGLIGGLAFPFLLLPLLGLPKGALMVGALNAVVGVAVVLWLFRTELTKAAYAGLSIGLAVIVAVLALAYLYADRFEVDARQALYRDPIVHAERSEYQEIVVTRSLDGRDVRMFLNGSLQFSTLDEYRYHEALVHPAMAGPHENVLVLGGGDGLAMREILAYDDVASVTLVDLDPAVVELASTDPVISELNEGSFEDPRVEVVNTDAFQWLRTNAEDFDVVVADMPDGEDVGTSKLYTVEFYSLVVDAMSEGSRMVVQAGSPFFAPDAYWSVGHSLEGAGLAATPYNVDVPSFGNWGFYLATTEAAPDLELAEDAPDLRFLDEELLAAAQVFPRDRREDVGEIRESTLMHPRIIDYHKGAWRGY